The Alosa sapidissima isolate fAloSap1 chromosome 5, fAloSap1.pri, whole genome shotgun sequence genome has a window encoding:
- the LOC121709308 gene encoding ribosomal protein S6 kinase beta-1-like, which produces MRRGTSTISRREQSESEAMAGVFDIDLDQPEENVSDDELEDGTRLSECMEQSSSFEFDMDDCEKFEISEDSVNKGTEQIRPECFELLRVLGKGGYGKVFQVRKVAGAASGKIFAMKVLKKAMIVRNAKDTAHTKAERNILEEVKHPFIVDLIYAFQTGGKLYLILEYLSGGELFMQLEREGIFMEDTACFYLAEISMALGHLHQKGIIYRDLKPENIMLNDKGHVKLTDFGLCKESIHDGTVTHTFCGTIEYMAPEILMRSGHNRAVDWWSLGALMYDMLTGAPPFTGENRKKTIDKILKCKLNLPPYLTHEARDLLKKLLKRNASLRLGAGPGDASEVQGHSFFRQINWDDLLARKVEPPFKPFLQSADDVSQFDSKFTSQTPVDSPDDSTLSESANQVFLGFTYVAPSVLENVKEKFCFEPKVRSPRKFLESPRTPVSPIRFAGGDCWPRGPPMPGSAAAASSSSSALLSPSGEQPMDVSAVEQMDLSNSSSSNEVSAPLPIRKPLGGDVGSFRKQAYPMLSKRPEHLRMNL; this is translated from the exons ATGAGGCGGGGAACAAGCACCATAAGCCGAAGAGAACAATCAGAGTCTGAAGCTATGGCGGGCGTGTTTGATATTGACTTGGACCAGCCAGAGGAAAATGTCTCTGATGATGAGCTTGAGGATGGG actcGCCTTAGCGAATGTATGGAGCAGTCCAGCAGCTTTGAATT TGACATGGATGACTGTGAAAAATTTGAAATCTCTGAGGACAGCGTCAACAAAGGCACGGAGCAGATTCGTCCTGAGTGCTTTGAGCTGCTGCGTGTGTTAGGAAAAGGGGGCTATGGAAAG GTTTTTCAAGTCAGAAAAGTGGCCGGAGCTGCTTCTGGAAAAATATTTGCCATGAAAGTTCTAAAGAAG GCAATGATTGTTCGGAATGCCAAGGACACGGCTCACACTAAAGCTGAGCGGAACATCCTGGAGGAGGTGAAGCACCCGTTCATCGTGGACCTGATCTACGCCTTCCAGACCGGGGGGAAGCTGTACCTCATCCTGGAGTACCTCAGCG GTGGTGAGCTCTTCATGCagttggagagagagggcatCTTCATGGAGGACACGGCATG CTTCTACCTGGCGGAGATTTCTATGGCACTGGGTCACCTTCATCAGAAGGGGATCATCTACCGTGACCTAAAACCAGAGAACATCATGCTTAATGACAAGG GTCATGTGAAGCTGACAGACTTTGGGCTTTGCAAAGAGTCCATCCATGATGGCACCGTCACGCACACATTCTGTGGAACTATAGAATACAT GGCTCCAGAGATCCTGATGCGGAGTGGCCACAATAGGGCAGTGGACTGGTGGAGTCTGGGAGCGCTGATGTACGACATGCTGACAGGGGCG CCACCGTTTACTGGTGAAAACCGGAAGAAGACCATTGACAAGATTTTGAAGTGCAAACTCAACCTTCCACCTTACCTCACACACGAGGCTAGGGATCTTCTGAAAAAG ctGCTAAAGAGAAATGCATCCCTGCGGTTGGGTGCCGGGCCAGGAGATGCATCGGAGGTGCAG GGCCACTCCTTCTTCAGGCAAATTAATTGGGATGATCTTCTCGCCCGCAAAGTTGAACCTCCATTCAAGCCTTTTCTG CAATCGGCAGACGACGTCAGTCAGTTTGACTCCAAATTCACCAGCCAGACCCCAGTGGACAGCCCTGACGACTCCACTCTTAGCGAAAGTGCCAACCAAGTCTTTCTG GGCTTTACGTATGTGGCCCCGTCCGTGCTTGAGAACGTTAAGGAGAAGTTTTGCTTCGAGCCAAAAGTCCGGTCCCCACGGAAGTTTCTGGAAAGCCCGCGGACACCAGTGAG ccCCATCAGGTTTGCTGGGGGTGACTGCTGGCCACGAGGCCCTCCTATGCCGGGGTCTGCTGCCgctgcttcctcctcctcgtccgccCTGCTGTCCCCCAGCGGCGAGCAACCCATGGACGTGTCAGCCGTGGAGCAGATGGACTTAAGCAACAGCAGCTCCTCCAACGAGGTGTCTGCCCCCCTGCCCATCCGGAAGCCCCTGGGTGGTGACGTGGGCTCCTTCCGCAAGCAAGCCTACCCCATGCTGTCCAAGCGGCCGGAACACTTGCGCATGAATCTATGA